One Pseudomonas syringae CC1557 genomic window, CAGTGCAGCCATCGAACTCAACAGCATCAATCGTTTCATGACATACCTTTTCAGTGAGCCAAGTGAGGTTTGGGAAACAGTCGACGCACGATGCCCGTGCGTCCGAACAGCAGGGAAAACGCGTAGAACGTACTGGCGGTCAACACGATGGCGGGACCCGAAGCGACGCCAAGGTGATAGGAAACGATCAGGCCGATCAGACCGGACAAGGTGGCGATCAGCGTCGAAATCAACATCAGGCCGCTCAGCGAATTGCTCCAGAAACGCGCAGCCGTCGCCGGCAGCATCATCATGCCGACCGCCATCAACGTGCCCAGCGCCTGAAAACCTGCAACCAGATTGAGCACGACCAACAGCAGGAACAGCACGTGATACAGCGATCCCCGCCCGCCCACCGCACGCAGGAAGCCTGGATCAAAGCACTCCAGCACCAGCGGACGGTAGATCACCGCAAGCAACACCAGCGTGAATGAGGCGATGCTGCCGACCATGTAAATCGATGCGTCATCGATGGCCAGAATGGTGCCAAACAGCACATGCAGCAGGTCGACACTGGAGCCGTGCAGCGACACGATCAGCACACCGGCAGCCAGCGAGGTCAGGTAAAAACTGGCGAAGCTGGCGTCTTCGCGCAGTGATGTCAGGCGGCTGACGAGCCCGGACAGCAACGCCACCGCCAGCCCGGCGATCAGCCCGCCAAAGCCCATGGCGGGCAGCGACAGACCAGCGACCATGAAGCCCACCGCGGCACCCGGCAACACCGCGTGGCTCATGGCATCGCCTACCAGGCTCATGCGCCGCAGCATCAACAACACGCCCACCGGGCCTGAGCCAATGCCCAGTGCCAGACACGCCACCAATGCGCGGCGCATGAAACCGAATTCGATAAACGGCTCGACTACAAGGCTGTAGAGCATCATGGGCGCTCATCCTCGGCATCACACAACAGCGCGTCGGGGCTCCAGTATTCCGCCATGTTGCGCGCCTTGCGCAGGTTGGCGACGCTGAGCACGTCGGCCGTCTCGCCCCAGGCAATGGCTTCACGGGCCATCAACAAGGTCTGCGGAAAGTGCTGACGCACCTGATCGATATCGTGCAGCACAGCAATCACAGTGCGGCCCTGCCCGTGCCAGGCACGGACCAGTTCCAGCAAATCGCGAGTGGTACGCGCGTCGATGGCGGTGAAAGGTTCGTCCAGCAGAATTACCGAAGCATCCTGTAGCAACAATCGGGCAAACAGCACGCGCTGGAACTGGCCGGACGACAGCGAACCTACGCTGCGACTTTCGAACCCTTCAAGCCCGACGGTGTGCAACGCTTCTGCGGTGAGCCTGGCGTGATTGCGCGTCAGGCTACGAAACGGCCCGATGCTGTGCCAGGCGCCCATGGATACCGTATCGGCAACGCTTAGCGGGAAGCTGCGATCAATCTCGGCAGCCTGCGGCAGATAGCCGATGGTGCGGGTTGCCAGACGGCCTCGATCAACGCGCCCCTGTGCAGGCTTCATGGTCCCGGCAATGGCTTTGATCAGAGTTGATTTACCGGCACCGTTGGGTCCGACGATGGCCGTAAGGCTGCCCGCCTCGAATCGACCGTTGAGGTGATGCACCGCAGGGCGGCGCTCGTAGGCCACGGTAAGGTTTTCGAGGCGGATGACGGCACTCACGGAATAGCCACCGACCAGCCGATGGCCGCCCATAACAGCCCCAGTACCGCGAGGGAAAACAGCACTCGCTTCCAGGCCGATTGAGCCAGCACAGAAGCCGAGATCGAGGGAGATTGAGAAGATTTCACGCGCGAATAACCTGCAATTATTCGTTACAGTATTACATACGGTCGACACGTTTCGTTATAAAATAACATTTAAGAAAAATGTGTATGTTCGTTTTTATGCTTGCTGACCTTCGGTCTGATCAGGGCAGCGCTGCTTGAGTCCGCCGCAGCAACCCGATACTGTATATACAAACAGTAAAGGGTCTCTTCATGCAGCTCATCGACAAGCTCAGCATCCTGGCAGACGCCGCCAAGTACGATGCGTCCTGCGCCAGCAGTGGGGCCCCGAAACGCAGCTCGCAGAACAAATCCGGGCTGGGTTCTACCAATGGCATGGGCATCTGCCACAGCTACACGCCAGACGGGCGCTGCGTTTCGCTGTTGAAGATCCTGCTCACCAACTTTTGCCTGTATGACTGCCAGTACTGCGTCAACCGCCGCTCCAGCGATGTGCCGCGTGCGCGCTTTTCGCCTGAAGAAGTGGTCACCCTGACGCTGGACTTCTATCGGCGCAACTGCGTAAGCGGGCTGTTTCTGAGTTCGGGGATCATTCGCTCGGCCGACTACACCATGGAACAGCTGGTCGAGGTCGCAAGGCTACTGCGCGAAGTGCACGAGTTTCGCGGTTACATCCACCTCAAGACCATCCCCGATGCCG contains:
- the aztA gene encoding zinc ABC transporter ATP-binding protein AztA, translating into MGGHRLVGGYSVSAVIRLENLTVAYERRPAVHHLNGRFEAGSLTAIVGPNGAGKSTLIKAIAGTMKPAQGRVDRGRLATRTIGYLPQAAEIDRSFPLSVADTVSMGAWHSIGPFRSLTRNHARLTAEALHTVGLEGFESRSVGSLSSGQFQRVLFARLLLQDASVILLDEPFTAIDARTTRDLLELVRAWHGQGRTVIAVLHDIDQVRQHFPQTLLMAREAIAWGETADVLSVANLRKARNMAEYWSPDALLCDAEDERP
- a CDS encoding metal ABC transporter permease, which codes for MMLYSLVVEPFIEFGFMRRALVACLALGIGSGPVGVLLMLRRMSLVGDAMSHAVLPGAAVGFMVAGLSLPAMGFGGLIAGLAVALLSGLVSRLTSLREDASFASFYLTSLAAGVLIVSLHGSSVDLLHVLFGTILAIDDASIYMVGSIASFTLVLLAVIYRPLVLECFDPGFLRAVGGRGSLYHVLFLLLVVLNLVAGFQALGTLMAVGMMMLPATAARFWSNSLSGLMLISTLIATLSGLIGLIVSYHLGVASGPAIVLTASTFYAFSLLFGRTGIVRRLFPKPHLAH